CCTGAGACCCTTAACCTGTGAGGTCAAAGCAGGTCACAGGTGAGGTCCTCGGGAACAGGGCTGCATTCAGTTTCAACGCCCTTCAAAAAATGagcattttgtaaaaaaagaaatgattgcGCGATGAACCTTTTTCTCCCCGTAAAGTcatctgttttaatgttttctcACCGTTCTCTCAAACCGtttaaaacacaagaaaacTCTCAGATGATACAATGTCTCGTTTTCTTCTGTCTCCggctttgtttttcttcagtatGTGGACTGTTTCAGTATTTGTTTACCTGTCATGATCAAGAAGAAGACCCCTCCTCCTGCAGCACAGACACTCTCAGGGGGCCAACCCTACTGGCTGGCTTTGTGTCATAGCCCTCAATGGGGGCCAATAGGAAGACAGCCGAGGGTTGTGACCCCGTCATTTATGTCACCTTCAAAAATGTTATTGGTGCATCATGTGCACGTTTTGTAGTTTGTGCTTTGTACTGGAAAAGTTGCTCTAGTTTTTACCTCTCTATGTTAATAAAATATGGCAACAAAAAAAGCTCATTTTAATGTGTGAAGTTATTAAATAAATTCTGTCTGACACCCAAAAAACCTCCACAGGGTGTTACATTTGTAATCTCACAGTTTTCCTTTTAATTTTCACCACTTACCCTTTGCTAGACGGAGCCAAATGGCCCAGTTTTTACACGAAGCACCagttcttaaaaaaatataattgatCTTGTGAAGATTATTTCCTTAGAAATCCCTAGAAATTGTATAAAGATGTGAACGAGCAGATATGTTGTTATAAATGATAAGCAAAGTCTGTCTTGTCGCAGCACATGCTCCATACAAACAGACAATTAAGTGCACTCAAACACAGACGGGTATTTGGGATTTTCCACGTCCGACCGTCTGACTAGCTATCTGACTTTGGCAGTCCTGAAGCAGACTCTTGCCTGATATTGATTGGCTTGTCTGTGTGGAGACAGATGAATGCATTAGTACCCAGCTCACCCTGCCACTGGAAATATATTAAGTTCATGTATTAGGCACCCTGTCTGGTTGCCATGGAGATGCACCGGGAGTGAGGGaccagggaggagagggggtggggggatgaAGAAGATGGGAGACGAGCGAGGGAGACAGGATGTGATGAGGCAGTCGACTTGATCTGTAGTCCtgttccctcttcctcctcctctgcctctgtctgtcaCTTATGTGTCCTCTCTGGCACCTGCATTCCTTTTTGTTCCGCCTCGcttcatttcctttttatctCACACTATTTCactacattttaaaattttCTAAACTCCAACAGAAATATGCACTTTCCTTGCCGAATATTCTATTGGTATTccttttgttcatttttcatttggctCGCCATCGCCACAACACCTTTTAGACTTTTACTCTTTGTATATTTGTCTTGGGTTTTCTTGCCAACACGTTTTCCACTTTGACTCCCTCTTCATCTGTCCCTCTCCCCCCAACCGCCGCCTCCCTCCTTGGCTCACTCCATCTCAGTGCTCTGCAGTAAAACTGGTGCATTGAGGCAGCAGGAAATGGGGACCAGAGACAATAGAATGGAGGGAAGTATAGAGGGGAGTCTGTGATGTGATGCTCTTCTCTCAAACCCAAGCATGTTGAGGAAACATGAGCAGGACCCTTTCAAAAtcttatttttaatttcatgtGGGATATGCACATACAATTTATATTCAAAGCTTTAATTTCTCATTCTTCtccttatatatataaaatcttgGAATTTTCAGGTGTGGTCACTATGAGCCCAGGATTTGaataaaaacatacagaaacctttgtttgagtttaaagcTCATGCTGCAAAATGTGCACATCGGTTTTGTGCCTTGTGTGTGTTAGCTTGCTGTTTAGGACCTCTCTAAGCTGCTATCAGTGCTTTGTTGATATACAAGACAGTCTTCGCCTGTGTTGGGGTTACAGTTTGACTAAACCCAATGTTAGAAATGTGGACGCCTGCTTCAGGAAGCTGGACCGCATATTTAACAACAATGGAAGAGTAATTGAGGCTGGCAGAGTGGGTGCGGGAAACAATTTTTTCTATaatgttttatcattttttcttcaggcaaacaaaaaaaaaaaagacatatacAGTAGGAACGTTGGTTTATACTTGTGTGGTATGTGTCCGTCTTCCAGGTGAAGGCTATGACAAACGACTGAAAGAACTTTTGGATGCAGAGATCCTGCCCATGGCGAAAGAGTTTGACAAAAAACTGAATGATGGTATGAACACCTGctctgataaacacacacaactgcacAAGTAAATGAGTGTTTAGGGCATCAGAATTATTAAGCAAGGTCAGAAACGAAGGGGAGTTAGAAATGAGATATTTCAAAATTATGCCCTAAAGCACACAATTCACCAGGATGTGTCGAGCCAAATATTTctgtcttcttcctcctcctcctcctcctccatccatcaGAAACCGTGTATGAGAAAAGGTTGCAGACAGCAGCAGACAATTTCATCGCCGCTGCCTCCAAACTGCCTAGAGGTGAGACATGGTCTCTTCCCCTTTTCCTTCATCTTCTCATCTATAGTAAGGGCCATATTAGGTCATTACAGCTCCCTCTGATCTCTGTACTATCTCTGTAATAAGCTAGTTACATTAGTACAGCCTTTCAAATACtgtggagaataaaagaagcaGTCAGGTTGAACTGACTCATAATTCTGGATGTTGGCACTGATTCAACTCATCTGatcaaaatataatttagtAATACAAGTTAACTAccttattttgtttttacagtctcTGGATGCTTCCCTCCATGTGGTtagtgtctttttttgtctcttcaaTATCTTGATTTCTGTCATTAGAAACATATCGTGGAATTCCTTTCATGCACCCATCAGGTTTTCAGAGTGCAGGTGCAGTATACAACTGTATTACCTGCCAGTATGATTCCTGTGAATTCCCGCTCGACTGTCCAGGTGAGTATTAATAATCCAACACATTGGATCAGTGATCAGAGGCCTACTGTTGCATAACAATTTTCAAAGGTGCACTAATCCAGACTTGACACATCCTTACATAACTATATTCTTACCTTCATATGCACTCACTCTTGATCCTTGAAATGCTCTTAGCAGAAagtcgatttaaaaaaaaaaaaaaaaaggcaaggtTTTATTTTCACACATTATATCTTTTGCACAGAGCCCCCAAGGTACTCTTTAAgtccttggcttctttatgcaagGTGACAGTTGACTCCCACACACGATGGTATTCCTATCAACCCTGTACAGCACAGCCACTGTTTAGCATATCATCACTTTTACTCCACTCCGCAGAGACTGGGCTTAAGTATTATCATTAAGGAGGGCTCAGACTTCAAGAGCTGCCCCTCTGTGAatgttatctgtgtgtgtcttactgTGTGCACGTGGGTGGCTATACGTTTGTGTCAGTTAAAGAAATTAAAGCAATGGAGAACAGCAGGAGCCAAATGTGGTGTGAAGTGCCATTTCACTTACCAGACGATATGGAGGTGATCTGGAGGTTTGCAGAAGAGGTACGATCGGCATATGGTGAACCATTCATTGTCACTGAAAtacctttaaaggaatagttcaacattttgagaaaaacaagttt
This sequence is a window from Sander vitreus isolate 19-12246 chromosome 6, sanVit1, whole genome shotgun sequence. Protein-coding genes within it:
- the spaca6 gene encoding sperm acrosome membrane-associated protein 6, which encodes MCTSVLCLVCVSLLFRTSLSCYQCFVDIQDSLRLCWGYSLTKPNVRNVDACFRKLDRIFNNNGRVIEAGRVGEGYDKRLKELLDAEILPMAKEFDKKLNDETVYEKRLQTAADNFIAAASKLPRVSGCFPPCGFQSAGAVYNCITCQYDSCEFPLDCPVKEIKAMENSRSQMWCEVPFHLPDDMEVIWRFAEEVETQQVDQFKEVTTGVDRLYSIPSTSLHHQGTYQCEIYSGQRSIVRLYYYLTVTPQVVAGHTELQEIFDLSLLPGGRLLPASGGPPSPHLLLPSPLLLTACLTALLLLLFLSLGALYWSSKPEKTSHAEQEDGDKDLGFLKGGKIHVVQ